AAGTGGAAAGAAGGATGCAGCAATCATGTTCTGCATGCCTCTCGGGAGTGGAGGGCTTCCGTGATCGACAAAATGAAGACAGGGACCGCATACGGGGGCTGGAGAAACTTATCAATTCTGTGGACCAGAGAAACAAAGAAGCTGTGCAGAACATCCAGTCGCATGTGGTGGAGCTGACAACACGGCTGCCAAAGGATTGTTGTATGGAAGTTGCAGATTTGCGCAGAAGAGTAGGTGAGGCCGAAAGGAGAGGAGACACCTTGTCTGGATCTGTGGTTGCACTAACCGTCCGTCTAGACAAGGAACTAGGTGAAGGTAACTACAATGAGATCAGCCATGTCGGCACTAAGCTCGACAGCCGCCTGTCAGACATTGAAGGGCGAATGAACACTACAAAGAGGACCTTAGAGGAACATTATTACCACTACAGAGATGAGATGAAAAATTATTTTGAGGATGAGATTGATAAACTGAAAGATGATCTGAAGAATCGTATTCAAGGCAATGACTACAAAATCAACATCCTGCTCACAGAGCTGGGCAACAGTTCTGGCTTCCGAGACCTGACTGAGCAAAAGATGCTGGATTTCTCTAATGATATTAACTCCCTAAAAGATCGGGTTGGAAAGAACGAAGATCAAATAAGAAAAGTTGGTGCAGATGTCCAGATCCTGAGCAGCCAGGTGACAAGCTCCGTCCACCAttgcagagaccagtgcagcaagCAGAATTCGGACGTGACCCAAGTTGTTTCTGACTTAGAGAACAGGGTGAAGCAGAACACTGTCCAAATCCAGATTGTCCATTCTGGTATCACTCAGCTGACAGAATCAGGCAGCAAGATGCAAGGGACACTTGACGACTTGGATGATGAGCTCGGCAATGTGAAGATATTTGTTGACGCCAGCGGTGAGTCCTTCACAAAGTTATTCAATGACCTAAAAGATTCCCAGGACAGATTTACAGCCACCATCCTGGATGATCTGGATAGGTTTGATGTGAACATAGCTCAGTATCAGAATGACACTAACGGGAAGTTGCTAGACATGGAGAATGATATCGCCACTCTTAAAAAGATGATACAGTTTGACTACAGGAGCTGCGGGCAGGTGTGCTCCAACCTGCAAGAGGAAGTGGGCAAACTAAAGGAGCAGGTGGACGAGTGCACGGCCACATGTCAGGCTATTCACAGGAAAGCTGAAGAGGGCCTGAGCGGCTCCAATAAGCCTCTTGATGGCTTTACCGTTTTTGGAGGAAGCTCAAGTGGAGATCTGAAGGATTTACAGGGAGAACTTTCAAGCATCATTGTGACCTTCTCATCCTTAAATGACAGTGTGAAAGATCTACAAGAAAGTGTGGAGAAACATGAGACGGATATCCATGACCTGGGGACAACCAAGCACAAACTCATCTCGGAGATTAATAAACTTCAGGAGGAGGTGACTGAGCACATCAAAGACAACACTGAGAGGTTCCACCTCTTCCAAAAAGAAATCAACAGTTTTGGCAGCATGGTAATGGAGGAGACCCAGGAGTGCAGGCGTTCTTCAGGAGGACTGGAGGACAGAGTCTCTAAGCTGGAGAACGTGTGCCTCAAGCTTGATACAGTCTCCGGTAGCTTGCACAAGATCAAGGAATCCCTCAACAAGCATGTTTCTGGCCTGTGGAACTGTGTGCAGGAGGTGAACAGCACTCTCAGGACCCACACCGCCTGGTTTGATAAGCTTCACAATAATCAGCTCAACAACATTAATGGCAGACTAAATAATCTGAACAACTCCATGCTGATCCTCTCTTCTGAGTTCCAGAACTTCACTGTCCAGGACTTTATGGGTAAGACAGAAAAAAGTTATTATAACGTATAACTGATCTGGGGAGAAGGACAAAGTAGAGTCTCTTCACCATACACTCACATGGATATCACTAGGAAAAACATGGTGCACTTCCTTCTCCAAATCTGGTCATAATTCCAGTTGTCAGTCAGATGCACAATCTGTTTATGCTGGCACTTTTTACCCTGTTGACAAGGCGGAGGGTAGTTATTGAGTCAGGGATGGGGTCAGCCTGTGTACTTTACTCAGTCATACACCCACCATCCGAGCACGTGAAAGAGAGTTGTCAACTATGCACATACATTACTCCAAAATACTGTACATGAAAGATGTGCCTACTGTACATTGAGAGGACACCATACAACTGTACCCTCATGTAGTCCATAGAAATCCCTGGTATATGACTAATGACTTTCAGGAGTGCTTGAAGGTGTTTCTGCAGTTATGACCATCACGATCAGGTTCAGCAGGTTTGTCTCTCGGCTTTGTGTCTCTATGGGACTCCCGCCAGTGCCATTCACTGTTGGTAGAGTAGGTTCACCCATGGATTGGAGGACACTGTTGATTATTGGACAGTTTCTTTCTTGATGCACCTACAAACTACCCATTTTGCCCTTGATATAATAAACTGGGGTTAAGAAACTGAGTATCATGTAGGAATCAACTTAGAGCAGATGTAACTGGGAAGGGGCCTACTATGAAATCTCCGTCCTGTGTCTGGCATATAATAATCAGGACGCCGTtttagatacagtcatgtgaaaaaattaggacaccctttgaaagcatgtggttttttgtaacatttttaataaaaggttatttcatctccgtttcaacaatacagagagattaaagtaatccgactaaacaaagaaaactgaagaaaagtcttttcaagatcttctgtaaatgtcattctacaaaaatgcctattctaactgaggaaaaagataggacacccttgcccctaatagcgagtgttacctcctttggctgaaataactgcagtgagacggttcttgtagccatctaccagtcttcgacatcggtctgaggaaattttaccccactcctcaatgcagaactttttcagctgtgagatgtttgaggggtttcttgcacgtacagcccttttcaagtcaccccacagcatctcaatgggattcaaatctggactttgacttggccattccaggactctccatttcttctttttcagccaatctttggttgatttactagtatgttttgggtcattgtcatgttgcatggtccagttccgcttcagctttaattttctaactgatggtctcaca
The Bufo gargarizans isolate SCDJY-AF-19 chromosome 2, ASM1485885v1, whole genome shotgun sequence genome window above contains:
- the EMILIN1 gene encoding EMILIN-1 isoform X1 gives rise to the protein MSLQLITVITMMMKRSNMLCFLTYLLYISGAYATNYPPRYNLYTGGAAPQGQVMTAQGMTQPQNGLRAASRHRNWCAYVVTRTITCMVEDGVEAYVKPEYQPCVWGQIQCPRTVLYRSYMRPRYKIAYKTVSDMEWKCCHGYSGDDCTEGPANGAQVTTTRPRPRPVRPNFSGSSGGSHLSGSGGEGQGDSEKMKQLEDKVQRLTKELQSLQSSLQGMNEKFQSEIRLTVENVLNGKQPADSASSHSDMSEKLNDIQTLLTNLDRKVKDHDQELGNLNHNKPSGSSETTTDLRRDILLEVERRMQQSCSACLSGVEGFRDRQNEDRDRIRGLEKLINSVDQRNKEAVQNIQSHVVELTTRLPKDCCMEVADLRRRVGEAERRGDTLSGSVVALTVRLDKELGEGNYNEISHVGTKLDSRLSDIEGRMNTTKRTLEEHYYHYRDEMKNYFEDEIDKLKDDLKNRIQGNDYKINILLTELGNSSGFRDLTEQKMLDFSNDINSLKDRVGKNEDQIRKVGADVQILSSQVTSSVHHCRDQCSKQNSDVTQVVSDLENRVKQNTVQIQIVHSGITQLTESGSKMQGTLDDLDDELGNVKIFVDASGESFTKLFNDLKDSQDRFTATILDDLDRFDVNIAQYQNDTNGKLLDMENDIATLKKMIQFDYRSCGQVCSNLQEEVGKLKEQVDECTATCQAIHRKAEEGLSGSNKPLDGFTVFGGSSSGDLKDLQGELSSIIVTFSSLNDSVKDLQESVEKHETDIHDLGTTKHKLISEINKLQEEVTEHIKDNTERFHLFQKEINSFGSMVMEETQECRRSSGGLEDRVSKLENVCLKLDTVSGSLHKIKESLNKHVSGLWNCVQEVNSTLRTHTAWFDKLHNNQLNNINGRLNNLNNSMLILSSEFQNFTVQDFMGPPGLPGPPGPIGRTGPQGPAGPQGPPGKDGAQGKEGPVGPPGLQGEQGPIGMPPDVPQISFSAALTYPLTEPGTIGFDKLLVNDGNAYDASTGVFTAPVAGRYYFSAILTGYQDEKIEAVLSKSNTGIARVDSAGYQPEGLEKKPLVENKTPPGALAVFNIILQLNAGDTICIDLVTGRLAYSDEPLTIFNGILLYEGEADLE
- the EMILIN1 gene encoding EMILIN-1 isoform X2, translating into MSLQLITVITMMMKRSNMLCFLTYLLYISGAYATNYPPRYNLYTGGAAPQGQVMTAQGMTQPQNGLRAASRHRNWCAYVVTRTITCMVEDGVEAYVKPEYQPCVWGQIQCPRTVLYRSYMRPRYKIAYKTVSDMEWKCCHGYSGDDCTEGPANGAQVTTTRPRPRPVRPNFSGSSGGSHLSGSGGQGDSEKMKQLEDKVQRLTKELQSLQSSLQGMNEKFQSEIRLTVENVLNGKQPADSASSHSDMSEKLNDIQTLLTNLDRKVKDHDQELGNLNHNKPSGSSETTTDLRRDILLEVERRMQQSCSACLSGVEGFRDRQNEDRDRIRGLEKLINSVDQRNKEAVQNIQSHVVELTTRLPKDCCMEVADLRRRVGEAERRGDTLSGSVVALTVRLDKELGEGNYNEISHVGTKLDSRLSDIEGRMNTTKRTLEEHYYHYRDEMKNYFEDEIDKLKDDLKNRIQGNDYKINILLTELGNSSGFRDLTEQKMLDFSNDINSLKDRVGKNEDQIRKVGADVQILSSQVTSSVHHCRDQCSKQNSDVTQVVSDLENRVKQNTVQIQIVHSGITQLTESGSKMQGTLDDLDDELGNVKIFVDASGESFTKLFNDLKDSQDRFTATILDDLDRFDVNIAQYQNDTNGKLLDMENDIATLKKMIQFDYRSCGQVCSNLQEEVGKLKEQVDECTATCQAIHRKAEEGLSGSNKPLDGFTVFGGSSSGDLKDLQGELSSIIVTFSSLNDSVKDLQESVEKHETDIHDLGTTKHKLISEINKLQEEVTEHIKDNTERFHLFQKEINSFGSMVMEETQECRRSSGGLEDRVSKLENVCLKLDTVSGSLHKIKESLNKHVSGLWNCVQEVNSTLRTHTAWFDKLHNNQLNNINGRLNNLNNSMLILSSEFQNFTVQDFMGPPGLPGPPGPIGRTGPQGPAGPQGPPGKDGAQGKEGPVGPPGLQGEQGPIGMPPDVPQISFSAALTYPLTEPGTIGFDKLLVNDGNAYDASTGVFTAPVAGRYYFSAILTGYQDEKIEAVLSKSNTGIARVDSAGYQPEGLEKKPLVENKTPPGALAVFNIILQLNAGDTICIDLVTGRLAYSDEPLTIFNGILLYEGEADLE